In Sphingomonas sp. SORGH_AS_0950, the following are encoded in one genomic region:
- a CDS encoding DUF1488 family protein, whose translation MADDTLTVIKETVEDNVADRQVEFVAELEGEEYQFAVQYDLLEALSGDVPDGDAVEMFDRYSDDILDAALTALGRDMEQALVVVSENDLD comes from the coding sequence ATGGCGGACGACACGCTGACGGTCATCAAGGAAACGGTCGAGGACAATGTCGCGGACCGGCAAGTCGAATTCGTGGCCGAGCTGGAGGGCGAGGAATATCAGTTCGCCGTCCAATATGACCTGCTCGAAGCCCTGAGCGGCGACGTGCCCGATGGCGATGCCGTCGAGATGTTCGATCGCTACTCCGACGATATTCTCGACGCCGCGCTGACCGCGCTGGGCCGGGACATGGAGCAGGCGCTGGTCGTGGTCAGCGAGAATGATCTCGACTGA
- the cyoB gene encoding cytochrome o ubiquinol oxidase subunit I: protein MEHIIKTIFGRLSIESLPIHEPIVVGTFLGVAVGGIAVLALITKFKLWGYLWKEWFTTVDHKRIGIMYMILGIVMLLRGFADALMMRGQQAIAFGDNQGFLNSHHYDQVFTAHGVIMIFFVAMPIITGLMNYVVPLQIGARDVSFPYLNNLSFWMTAGGVVLVMASLFIGEFARTGWLAFPPLSELDFSPDVGVDYYIWALQVAGVGTTLSGINLIATIIKMRAPGMTMMKLPVFCWTSLCANVLIVASFPVLTATLVLLSLDRYVGTNFFTNNLGGNPMMYVNLIWIWGHPEVYILILPLFGVFSEVTSTFSGKRLFGYTSMVYATIVITILSYLVWLHHFFTMGSGASVNSFFGITTMVISIPTGAKIFNWLFTMYKGRIRFELPMMWTIAFMLTFTIGGMTGVLLAVPPADFVLHNSLFLIAHFHNVIIGGVLFGAFAAINYWWPKAFGFKLNQFWGKVSFWLWVVGFWVAFTPLYILGFMGVTRRLHHFDDPSLQIYFVVALLGALMIAGGIGAFLVQIGVSIWKKEELRDVTGDPWDGRTLEWATSSPPPDYNFAFTPVIHELDAWYDMKDKKAQAPAEGYRPIHMPKNTGTGVIIAGLSTAAGFGMIWYMWWLAALGLIGVVVVAIWHTFNYDRDYYIPVDEVVATENERRRLLGQGA, encoded by the coding sequence ATGGAACACATCATAAAGACCATCTTCGGACGGCTATCGATCGAATCGCTGCCGATCCACGAGCCGATCGTCGTCGGTACCTTCCTGGGTGTCGCGGTCGGCGGCATCGCGGTGCTGGCGCTCATCACCAAGTTCAAGCTGTGGGGCTATCTCTGGAAGGAGTGGTTCACCACGGTCGATCACAAGCGCATCGGGATCATGTACATGATCCTGGGCATCGTGATGCTGCTGCGTGGCTTTGCCGACGCGCTGATGATGCGTGGCCAGCAGGCCATTGCGTTCGGCGACAATCAGGGCTTCCTGAACTCGCACCACTATGATCAGGTGTTCACCGCGCACGGCGTCATCATGATCTTCTTCGTGGCGATGCCGATCATCACCGGCCTGATGAACTATGTGGTGCCGCTCCAGATCGGTGCGCGCGACGTGTCCTTCCCGTATCTCAACAATCTGAGCTTCTGGATGACCGCAGGCGGCGTCGTGCTGGTCATGGCCTCGCTGTTCATCGGCGAGTTCGCGCGGACCGGCTGGCTGGCCTTCCCGCCGCTGTCGGAACTGGACTTCAGTCCCGATGTCGGCGTCGACTATTACATCTGGGCCCTCCAGGTGGCCGGTGTCGGTACGACCCTGTCGGGCATCAACCTGATCGCGACCATCATCAAGATGCGCGCGCCGGGCATGACCATGATGAAGCTGCCGGTGTTCTGCTGGACCTCGCTGTGCGCGAACGTCCTGATCGTCGCCAGCTTCCCCGTGCTGACCGCCACGCTCGTCCTGCTGTCGCTCGACCGTTATGTCGGCACCAACTTCTTCACGAACAATCTCGGCGGCAACCCGATGATGTACGTGAACCTGATCTGGATCTGGGGCCACCCGGAGGTTTACATCCTGATCCTGCCGCTGTTCGGCGTGTTCTCGGAAGTCACCTCGACCTTCTCGGGCAAGCGTCTGTTCGGCTATACCTCGATGGTCTACGCTACGATCGTCATCACGATCCTGTCGTACCTCGTCTGGCTGCACCACTTCTTCACCATGGGTTCGGGCGCGAGCGTCAACTCGTTCTTCGGCATCACCACCATGGTGATCTCGATCCCGACGGGTGCGAAGATCTTCAACTGGCTGTTCACCATGTACAAGGGGCGCATCCGGTTCGAGCTGCCGATGATGTGGACCATCGCGTTCATGCTGACCTTCACCATCGGTGGCATGACCGGCGTTCTGCTGGCCGTTCCGCCCGCCGACTTCGTGCTGCACAACTCGCTGTTCCTGATCGCGCACTTCCACAACGTGATCATCGGCGGCGTGCTGTTCGGCGCCTTCGCCGCGATCAACTACTGGTGGCCCAAGGCCTTCGGGTTCAAGCTCAACCAGTTCTGGGGCAAGGTGTCGTTCTGGCTGTGGGTCGTCGGCTTCTGGGTCGCCTTCACGCCGCTCTACATCCTGGGCTTCATGGGCGTGACGCGTCGCCTCCATCACTTCGACGATCCGTCGCTGCAGATCTATTTCGTCGTCGCGCTGCTCGGCGCGCTGATGATCGCAGGCGGCATCGGGGCCTTCCTGGTTCAGATCGGCGTGTCGATCTGGAAGAAGGAAGAACTGCGCGACGTGACGGGCGATCCGTGGGACGGCCGTACGCTGGAATGGGCGACCTCGTCGCCGCCGCCGGATTACAACTTCGCGTTCACGCCCGTCATCCACGAGCTGGATGCCTGGTACGACATGAAGGACAAGAAGGCGCAGGCTCCGGCTGAAGGCTATCGTCCGATCCACATGCCCAAGAACACGGGCACCGGCGTCATCATCGCCGGTCTGTCGACCGCCGCGGGCTTTGGCATGATCTGGTACATGTGGTGGCTCGCCGCCTTGGGCCTGATCGGTGTCGTCGTCGTCGCCATCTGGCACACGTTCAACTATGACCGCGATTACTACATCCCCGTCGATGAAGTCGTGGCAACGGAAAACGAGCGGCGGCGCCTGCTCGGTCAGGGGGCCTGA
- a CDS encoding MFS transporter, whose protein sequence is MSAELTASTSTPLERDARLVNARDPHHVAPGDIAIGVIIGRTSEFFDFFVYAIASVLVFPSLIFPYVDALTGTIYSFALFALAFIARPIGTFIFMAVDRNLGRGVKLTIALFLLGGSTMAIAFLPGYAQIGTSAAVLLGIFRVMQGLALGGAWDGLPSLLSLNAPERRRGWYAMIPQLGAPLGLLVANGLFAFFLTTLSRADFLDWGWRYPFFVAFAINVVALFARLRIVATPEFQRLFESRELQPALVGETLSTEGRTVLLGAFAPLASFAMFHIVTVFPLSWVVLFNKERPQDFMMIEIIGSIVGVFAILASGKIADRVGRRTLLGFSAAGIAAFAGFAPQLLDNGGTGETIYIVLGFLLLGLGFGQSSGAINSGFSSLRRYTGAAITSDLAWLIGAGFAPLAALLLSSHFGLLSVGAYLLSGAVATLAALGINKELAKRAS, encoded by the coding sequence ATGAGCGCAGAGTTAACCGCATCGACCTCGACGCCCCTTGAGCGGGACGCGCGGCTGGTCAATGCCCGCGATCCGCACCATGTCGCCCCGGGCGACATCGCCATCGGCGTCATCATCGGGCGTACGTCGGAGTTCTTCGACTTCTTTGTGTACGCCATCGCCTCGGTGCTGGTCTTCCCGTCGCTGATCTTTCCGTACGTCGACGCGCTGACCGGCACGATCTATTCGTTCGCGCTGTTCGCGCTGGCGTTCATCGCCCGCCCGATCGGCACCTTCATCTTCATGGCGGTCGACCGCAATCTCGGTCGCGGCGTCAAGCTGACCATCGCGCTCTTCCTGCTCGGCGGGTCGACCATGGCGATCGCCTTCCTGCCCGGCTATGCGCAGATCGGCACGTCGGCGGCCGTGCTGCTCGGCATCTTCCGCGTCATGCAGGGCCTGGCGCTGGGCGGGGCATGGGACGGCCTGCCGTCGCTCCTGTCGCTCAACGCGCCCGAGCGTCGTCGCGGCTGGTATGCGATGATCCCGCAGCTGGGCGCACCGCTCGGCCTGCTGGTGGCCAACGGCCTGTTCGCCTTCTTCCTGACCACCCTCAGTCGGGCGGACTTCCTCGACTGGGGCTGGCGCTATCCGTTCTTCGTGGCGTTCGCGATCAACGTCGTGGCGCTGTTCGCACGCCTGCGCATCGTCGCCACGCCCGAGTTCCAGCGCCTGTTCGAAAGCCGGGAACTTCAGCCCGCGCTGGTTGGTGAGACGCTGAGCACCGAAGGCCGCACCGTCCTTCTGGGCGCCTTCGCGCCGCTCGCCAGCTTCGCCATGTTCCACATCGTGACCGTGTTCCCGCTATCCTGGGTCGTCCTGTTCAACAAGGAGCGCCCGCAGGACTTCATGATGATCGAGATCATCGGCAGCATCGTCGGCGTGTTCGCCATCCTCGCCTCGGGCAAGATCGCCGACCGGGTCGGCCGTCGCACGCTGCTGGGCTTTTCGGCGGCGGGCATCGCGGCCTTTGCCGGCTTCGCACCGCAGCTGCTGGACAATGGTGGCACGGGCGAGACGATCTACATCGTGCTCGGCTTCCTGCTGCTCGGCCTGGGCTTCGGCCAGTCGTCGGGTGCGATCAACTCGGGCTTCTCGTCGCTTCGCCGCTACACCGGCGCCGCGATCACCTCGGACCTTGCCTGGCTGATCGGTGCGGGCTTCGCACCGCTCGCCGCGCTGCTGCTGTCGAGCCATTTCGGCCTGCTGTCGGTCGGCGCCTATCTGCTGTCGGGTGCGGTCGCCACGCTCGCCGCGCTGGGGATCAACAAGGAACTCGCCAAGCGCGCGTCCTGA
- a CDS encoding SURF1 family protein yields MTDAGTSGERRGRSPLGLAILSAIGIALIAGFVSLGVWQLQRRVWKLDLIARVEARLHASPVAAPPVADADDTYRRVTARGVFRNDRETFVQAVTERGPGYWVLTPLVGPQFTVLVNRGFVPAEKRAVHDRPTYPVSVTGLIRMTEPKGGFLRSNDPVQDRWYSRDVAAIAAAKRLGPVAPYFIDADATANPGGYPVGGLTVVTFRNSHLSYALTWFGLAILTGVGLVILWRGGRDRSSE; encoded by the coding sequence ATGACGGACGCCGGCACAAGCGGTGAGCGGCGGGGCCGCTCGCCGCTGGGGCTGGCGATCCTGTCCGCGATCGGGATCGCCCTGATCGCGGGCTTCGTCTCCCTCGGCGTCTGGCAGTTGCAGCGCCGGGTCTGGAAGCTGGACCTGATCGCCCGCGTTGAGGCACGGCTCCATGCCTCCCCGGTGGCGGCCCCGCCCGTCGCCGATGCCGACGATACCTATCGCCGCGTGACGGCACGCGGTGTCTTCCGCAACGATCGCGAAACCTTCGTTCAGGCGGTGACCGAGCGCGGTCCCGGCTATTGGGTGCTGACCCCGCTGGTCGGCCCGCAATTTACCGTGCTGGTCAATCGCGGCTTCGTTCCGGCGGAAAAACGCGCCGTTCACGACCGTCCTACCTACCCGGTTTCGGTGACCGGCCTGATCCGGATGACCGAGCCCAAGGGCGGCTTCCTTCGCTCCAACGATCCCGTGCAGGATCGCTGGTATTCGCGCGACGTCGCCGCCATTGCCGCCGCCAAGCGCCTTGGCCCCGTCGCCCCTTATTTCATCGATGCCGACGCCACGGCCAATCCGGGCGGCTATCCGGTCGGCGGACTGACCGTCGTCACCTTCCGCAACAGCCATCTGTCCTATGCGCTGACCTGGTTCGGTCTGGCGATCCTGACGGGCGTGGGGCTTGTGATCCTCTGGCGGGGCGGTCGGGACAGGAGTTCCGAGTGA
- a CDS encoding ATP-binding protein translates to MTPGAPPFLPFTVRPREPDATAGTANMRQLIHLRWMAVVGQLVTILVVNRIMGVQLPVAAMMGVLAMAVGINLLSHLRLRFHRITNTELLFALMFDVGTLTLQLFLSGGATNPFISLYLIQVVLGAVLLETWSAWALAGITGLCFGLLSLHHRPLAFPSWLFGDIAGLHTLGNWLSFAIVAGLLILFVTRISRNLRRSAARLADLRQQASEEEHIVRMGLLASGAAHELGTPLASLSVILSDWRRVPKLRDDAELMGEIAEMQAEVQRCKAIVTSILQSAGEPRGEAAELSEVGSFIDAIVGEWRRSHGQIPLDYRSIDDDAPIVSDPAIKQAVWNVLDNAAEASPHWVALSVVREGEVVAVRVSDRGPGFTAATLAQFGRPQQSTKGEGHGVGLFLASSVVRKLGGRVEAINRVEGGATVTLTLPLSMIGFSDRDM, encoded by the coding sequence GTGACGCCGGGCGCTCCGCCCTTCCTGCCGTTCACCGTCCGTCCGCGCGAGCCCGACGCGACGGCGGGCACGGCGAACATGCGCCAGCTGATCCATCTGCGCTGGATGGCGGTGGTGGGGCAGCTGGTGACGATCCTGGTCGTCAACCGCATCATGGGCGTGCAGCTGCCTGTTGCGGCGATGATGGGCGTGCTGGCCATGGCGGTGGGGATCAACCTGCTCAGCCATCTGCGCCTTCGCTTCCACCGGATCACCAACACCGAATTGCTGTTCGCGCTGATGTTCGATGTCGGCACGCTGACGCTTCAGCTGTTCCTGTCGGGCGGGGCGACCAATCCCTTCATCTCGCTTTATCTGATCCAGGTGGTGCTCGGGGCGGTCTTGCTGGAGACCTGGTCCGCCTGGGCGCTGGCCGGGATCACGGGGCTGTGCTTCGGCCTCTTGTCGCTGCATCACCGCCCGCTGGCCTTTCCGTCCTGGCTGTTCGGCGATATTGCCGGGCTCCACACGCTGGGCAACTGGCTCAGCTTCGCGATCGTCGCCGGGCTGCTGATCCTCTTCGTGACCCGGATCAGCCGCAATCTGCGGCGCAGCGCCGCACGGCTCGCCGATCTGCGCCAACAGGCGTCGGAGGAGGAGCATATCGTCCGCATGGGCCTGCTCGCCTCGGGGGCGGCGCATGAGCTGGGCACGCCGCTGGCCAGCCTCTCGGTCATCCTGAGCGACTGGCGCCGCGTCCCCAAGCTGCGCGACGACGCCGAGCTGATGGGCGAGATCGCCGAGATGCAGGCCGAGGTGCAGCGGTGCAAGGCGATCGTCACCAGCATCCTGCAATCGGCAGGCGAACCGCGCGGCGAGGCCGCGGAGCTGTCCGAGGTGGGCAGCTTCATCGACGCGATCGTCGGCGAATGGCGGCGCAGTCATGGCCAGATCCCGCTCGACTACCGCTCGATCGACGACGATGCGCCGATCGTGTCCGACCCGGCGATCAAGCAGGCGGTGTGGAACGTGCTGGACAATGCCGCAGAGGCTTCGCCGCATTGGGTAGCGTTGAGCGTCGTGCGCGAGGGCGAGGTGGTGGCGGTCCGAGTCTCCGATCGTGGCCCCGGCTTCACCGCCGCCACGCTGGCGCAGTTCGGACGACCGCAGCAATCGACCAAGGGCGAGGGGCACGGCGTCGGGCTGTTCCTCGCCTCCAGCGTGGTTCGCAAGCTGGGCGGCCGGGTCGAGGCGATCAACCGCGTCGAGGGTGGCGCGACGGTGACGCTGACCCTACCTCTCAGCATGATAGGCTTTTCGGATCGGGACATGTGA
- a CDS encoding response regulator transcription factor, producing MDGERSLIIVEDDETFARTLQRSFERRGYQVRVAGTPDMLVATLAEMTPRYAVVDLKLGQASGLACVQTLHAHDPEMLIVVLTGFASIATAVEAIKLGACHYLAKPSNTDDIEAAFHKASGDATTAITDRPSSIKTLEWERINETLADTNFNISETARRLGMHRRTLARKLEKRHVP from the coding sequence ATGGACGGCGAACGATCGCTGATAATCGTCGAGGATGACGAGACTTTCGCGCGCACGCTGCAACGTTCGTTCGAGCGGCGCGGCTATCAGGTGCGGGTGGCGGGAACGCCCGACATGCTCGTCGCGACGCTGGCGGAGATGACGCCGCGCTATGCCGTGGTCGACCTCAAGCTGGGCCAGGCCTCGGGTCTGGCATGCGTGCAGACCCTTCATGCGCATGATCCCGAAATGCTGATCGTCGTGCTGACCGGCTTTGCCAGCATCGCCACGGCGGTCGAGGCGATCAAGCTGGGGGCGTGCCACTATCTCGCCAAGCCGTCCAACACCGACGATATCGAGGCGGCCTTCCACAAGGCGAGCGGCGATGCGACGACCGCGATCACCGATCGGCCCAGCTCGATCAAGACGCTGGAATGGGAACGGATCAACGAGACGCTGGCCGATACCAACTTCAACATCTCGGAAACCGCGCGGCGGCTGGGGATGCACCGCCGGACGCTCGCGCGCAAACTCGAAAAGCGCCACGTCCCCTGA
- a CDS encoding DUF885 family protein, with product MRLLPLAALLAAATLPVPFAIAAAQALPPSPAQPGEGKEDARLKQLFHDSDEASLARNPISGLFRGDMRRADRIGDFYSDAYIQAERQAAESDLKRLGQIDRARLTVTNQIAYDVFRQQTETTLKGYDPAIVALTIVRPMDHFYGIQTFYPEFASGQGAAPFNTVADYENNLKRNVEYARLLDEAIGRFRQGMASGVVQPKLVVRNMIAQFDNLLAGPVEQSTFYGPVRQFPASVPAADQARLKAAYAAQIRDVILPAERRMRAFLADTYLPAARDSIGLSGMPGGDRLYAYLIEQNTTLPLKAEDVHQLGLSEVARILKAMEVQKQAVGFKGSLADFFTFLRTDTRFQPQSAAQLREGYEAIGRRIDARVREQFSLIPKTPLEIRPVPAFKEKTDAGGSYQGGTPDGTRPGVFYYNTYDLPSRYMWEMETLYLHEAVPGHHFQISLAQENAALPAFMRFGGNTAYAEGWALYAETLWPELGMETDPYQRMGGLSDEMLRAMRLVVDTGIHAKGWSRDQAIAYMLANSPMARTDATAEVERYIAIPGQALAYKIGQITISRAKAKAKAELGAKFDPRRFHAVVLDTGALPMPVLEKKIDDWIAAEKRRG from the coding sequence CCCCTTGCCGCCTTGCTCGCTGCCGCCACCCTGCCTGTTCCCTTCGCCATCGCGGCCGCCCAGGCGCTGCCCCCGTCGCCCGCCCAGCCCGGCGAGGGCAAGGAGGATGCCCGGCTCAAGCAGCTTTTCCATGACAGCGACGAAGCCAGCCTGGCGCGCAATCCGATCAGCGGTCTTTTCCGGGGCGACATGCGCCGCGCCGACCGGATCGGCGACTTCTATTCGGACGCCTATATCCAGGCCGAACGGCAGGCGGCGGAAAGCGATCTGAAGCGGCTCGGCCAGATCGACCGCGCCCGGCTGACCGTGACCAACCAGATCGCCTATGACGTCTTTCGACAGCAGACCGAAACCACGCTCAAGGGCTATGACCCCGCCATCGTCGCGCTGACCATCGTGCGGCCGATGGACCATTTCTACGGCATCCAGACCTTCTATCCCGAATTCGCCTCGGGCCAGGGCGCGGCGCCGTTCAATACGGTGGCGGACTATGAGAACAACCTGAAGCGCAACGTCGAATATGCGCGGCTGCTCGACGAAGCCATCGGCCGCTTCCGGCAGGGCATGGCGAGCGGCGTGGTTCAGCCCAAGCTCGTCGTGCGCAACATGATCGCGCAGTTCGACAATCTGCTCGCCGGCCCGGTCGAGCAATCGACCTTCTACGGTCCGGTCCGTCAGTTTCCCGCAAGCGTCCCGGCGGCGGATCAGGCGCGGCTCAAGGCCGCCTATGCTGCGCAGATCCGCGATGTCATCCTCCCCGCCGAGCGGCGGATGCGGGCCTTTCTCGCCGATACCTATCTGCCCGCCGCGCGCGACAGTATCGGCCTGTCGGGAATGCCGGGCGGCGACCGGCTCTATGCCTATCTGATCGAGCAGAACACCACCCTGCCGCTCAAGGCCGAGGATGTACACCAGCTCGGCCTGTCCGAGGTCGCGCGTATCCTGAAGGCGATGGAGGTGCAGAAGCAGGCGGTCGGCTTCAAGGGCAGCCTGGCCGATTTCTTCACCTTCCTGCGCACCGACACGCGGTTTCAGCCCCAGTCGGCGGCACAGCTGCGCGAGGGCTATGAGGCGATCGGCCGCCGTATCGACGCCCGCGTCCGCGAGCAATTCTCGCTGATCCCCAAGACGCCGCTGGAAATCCGCCCCGTACCCGCCTTCAAGGAAAAGACCGATGCGGGCGGCTCCTATCAGGGCGGCACGCCCGACGGGACGCGGCCGGGTGTCTTCTATTACAACACCTATGACCTGCCCTCGCGCTATATGTGGGAGATGGAGACGCTCTATCTCCATGAAGCGGTGCCGGGGCATCATTTCCAGATCAGCCTGGCACAGGAAAATGCGGCCCTTCCCGCCTTCATGCGCTTCGGCGGCAACACCGCCTATGCGGAAGGCTGGGCGCTCTATGCCGAGACGCTGTGGCCCGAACTGGGAATGGAGACCGATCCCTATCAGCGGATGGGCGGCCTGAGCGACGAGATGCTGCGCGCGATGCGGCTGGTGGTCGATACCGGCATCCATGCCAAGGGGTGGAGCCGCGACCAGGCCATCGCCTATATGCTGGCCAATTCGCCGATGGCGCGGACCGATGCCACCGCCGAGGTCGAACGCTATATCGCCATTCCGGGCCAGGCGCTCGCCTACAAGATCGGACAGATCACGATCAGCCGCGCCAAGGCCAAGGCCAAGGCCGAACTCGGCGCGAAGTTCGATCCGCGGCGCTTCCACGCGGTGGTGCTGGACACCGGCGCTCTGCCGATGCCGGTGCTGGAGAAGAAAATCGACGACTGGATCGCGGCGGAAAAACGCCGGGGTTGA
- a CDS encoding DUF2147 domain-containing protein, whose translation MTNRKRWIAMAAAAMAGIGMAGAADARVPAGTWANPSNTVQVRFAPCGRGPDAELMCGTVVWASEQAKADAARGGSPRLVGTRLFTDFEEEEPGRWAGTVFVPDIGREVEGTITQLDARTLVGEGCLLGRLGCREQRWHRVK comes from the coding sequence ATGACGAACAGGAAGCGCTGGATAGCAATGGCCGCCGCGGCGATGGCAGGGATCGGCATGGCCGGAGCGGCGGACGCGCGGGTGCCTGCGGGCACCTGGGCCAATCCGTCCAACACCGTGCAGGTCCGCTTCGCCCCCTGCGGCCGTGGCCCCGACGCGGAGCTGATGTGCGGCACGGTGGTCTGGGCGAGCGAACAGGCCAAGGCCGATGCCGCGCGCGGCGGCTCGCCCCGTCTGGTGGGCACCCGGCTGTTCACCGATTTCGAGGAGGAAGAGCCGGGGCGCTGGGCGGGCACGGTCTTCGTTCCGGACATCGGTCGCGAGGTCGAGGGCACGATCACCCAACTCGATGCGCGGACTTTGGTCGGCGAGGGATGCCTGCTCGGGCGGCTAGGCTGTCGCGAGCAGCGCTGGCACCGGGTAAAATAA
- the cyoA gene encoding ubiquinol oxidase subunit II, translated as MSHSSSLARLRPLRWAALPLLAMLGGCDAVVLNPAGDVAVQQRDLVLIATALMLLIIIPVMALTVLFAWRYRKSNTQAEYDPEFDHSTMLELVIWSAPLLIIICLGAVTWTSTHLLDPYRPIERTAPGQPIASSVKPLEVQVVALDWKWLFIYPEQGIATINELALPVDRPVEFRLTGTSVMNAFYVPAMAGMIYTMPGMETQLHAVINREGTFKGLSSHYSGAGFSGMHFPVYALQANGFDQWVEKVRTSQAGQGKGHGQLTRAAFLTVEKPSEYVPAMYFNGVQGGLFDRVVNRCVADNTPCMSDVMMHDRMTGGGDPHKMKVGEGNPPVNNTGPMHGDRTKGALEKSPEEIQTSPHQSKEPVPSKGVQEPGEMKNRRMSFLSIPQTPGPQTFGHAGAGRG; from the coding sequence ATGTCTCATTCGTCGAGCCTTGCGCGCCTGCGCCCTCTTCGCTGGGCCGCCTTGCCCCTCCTGGCCATGCTGGGGGGATGCGATGCGGTCGTGCTAAACCCTGCCGGTGACGTTGCCGTGCAGCAACGCGATCTGGTGCTGATCGCGACGGCCCTGATGCTGCTCATCATCATTCCGGTGATGGCGCTGACGGTGCTGTTCGCGTGGCGCTATCGCAAGAGCAACACGCAGGCCGAATATGATCCGGAGTTCGATCACTCCACTATGCTCGAACTGGTGATCTGGTCGGCACCGCTGCTGATCATCATCTGTCTGGGCGCGGTGACGTGGACGAGCACCCATCTGCTCGACCCGTATCGCCCGATCGAACGGACGGCTCCCGGCCAGCCGATCGCCTCCAGCGTCAAGCCGCTCGAGGTCCAGGTCGTCGCGCTCGACTGGAAATGGCTGTTCATCTATCCCGAGCAGGGCATCGCCACGATCAACGAACTGGCGCTGCCGGTCGATCGTCCCGTCGAGTTCCGCCTGACCGGCACCTCGGTGATGAACGCCTTCTACGTCCCCGCCATGGCCGGCATGATCTACACCATGCCCGGCATGGAGACGCAGCTGCATGCGGTCATCAACCGCGAGGGCACGTTCAAGGGCCTTTCGTCGCACTATAGCGGTGCCGGTTTCTCGGGCATGCACTTCCCGGTCTATGCGCTCCAGGCGAACGGCTTCGACCAGTGGGTCGAGAAGGTCCGGACCTCGCAGGCCGGTCAGGGCAAGGGCCATGGCCAGCTGACCCGCGCCGCCTTCCTGACGGTCGAGAAGCCCAGCGAATATGTGCCCGCCATGTATTTCAACGGCGTGCAGGGCGGCCTGTTCGATCGCGTCGTCAATCGCTGCGTCGCCGACAACACGCCGTGCATGTCGGACGTGATGATGCACGACCGGATGACCGGTGGCGGCGATCCGCACAAGATGAAGGTCGGCGAGGGCAATCCGCCGGTCAACAATACCGGCCCCATGCACGGTGATCGGACCAAGGGCGCGCTCGAAAAGTCGCCGGAGGAAATCCAGACCTCGCCGCATCAGAGCAAGGAGCCTGTCCCGTCGAAGGGCGTGCAGGAGCCCGGTGAGATGAAGAACCGCCGCATGTCCTTCCTTTCCATCCCGCAGACCCCCGGCCCGCAGACCTTTGGTCATGCCGGTGCGGGTCGCGGCTGA
- the cyoD gene encoding cytochrome o ubiquinol oxidase subunit IV translates to MSAHPPHGHGDHANLDHDLHAHGDTHGHGSMKGYMIGFVLSVILTAIPFWAVMTGALGDTQTTALVIMGLAFVQIVVHMIYFLHMNTKSEGGWTMMALVFTAVLVVITLSGSIWVMYHMNTNMMPDMAAQMGGGM, encoded by the coding sequence TTGAGCGCTCATCCTCCGCATGGCCATGGCGATCACGCCAATCTGGACCATGACCTCCACGCGCATGGCGACACGCACGGTCACGGCTCGATGAAGGGCTATATGATCGGGTTCGTGCTGTCGGTCATCCTGACGGCCATCCCGTTCTGGGCGGTCATGACCGGCGCGCTGGGCGACACCCAGACGACCGCGCTCGTCATCATGGGGCTGGCCTTCGTCCAGATCGTCGTCCACATGATCTACTTCCTCCACATGAACACCAAGTCGGAGGGGGGCTGGACGATGATGGCCCTGGTCTTTACCGCCGTGCTGGTCGTCATCACGCTCAGCGGGTCGATCTGGGTCATGTATCACATGAACACCAACATGATGCCCGACATGGCCGCCCAGATGGGCGGTGGCATGTAA
- the cyoC gene encoding cytochrome o ubiquinol oxidase subunit III has protein sequence MSTDVLSADPAKNPTYYLVEDEDHHHESGGSTAIGFWMYLMSDCLIFAILFATYGVLGTSYAGGPTPREIFELPLVALNTSMLLLSSITYGFAMIAMEKNQKSNTLIWLGITGLFGLAFLSIELYEFANLIHEGAGPQRSAFLSSFFTLVGTHGLHVTFGSIWLVTLMVQVGRFGLIEANKRRLMCLSMFWHFLDVVWIGVFTFVYLLGVLR, from the coding sequence ATGTCGACCGATGTTCTGAGCGCCGATCCGGCGAAGAACCCGACCTATTACTTGGTCGAGGACGAGGATCATCATCACGAATCCGGTGGCTCGACCGCCATCGGCTTCTGGATGTACCTGATGAGCGACTGCCTCATCTTCGCCATCCTGTTCGCCACCTATGGCGTGCTGGGCACCAGCTATGCGGGCGGGCCGACCCCGCGGGAGATTTTCGAGCTCCCGCTGGTCGCGCTCAACACCTCGATGCTGCTGCTGTCGTCGATCACCTATGGTTTCGCCATGATTGCGATGGAGAAGAACCAGAAGTCGAACACGCTGATCTGGCTGGGCATCACCGGCCTGTTCGGTCTCGCCTTCCTGTCGATCGAGCTCTACGAATTCGCCAACCTGATCCATGAGGGCGCGGGTCCGCAGCGTTCGGCCTTCCTGTCGTCCTTCTTCACGCTGGTCGGCACGCACGGTCTGCACGTCACCTTCGGTTCGATCTGGCTGGTCACGCTGATGGTGCAGGTCGGCCGCTTCGGCCTGATCGAGGCGAACAAGCGGCGCCTGATGTGCCTGTCGATGTTCTGGCACTTCCTGGACGTCGTCTGGATCGGCGTCTTCACCTTTGTCTATCTGCTGGGAGTTCTCCGTTGA